The region CGGTGTGCCTGTGCCGTCTGCAGAAAGAGGGAGTGGTCGACGGCAGGGCGATTACCACAGGAGTTCGCGGCCGACGGCGTCGGCGACTTCGCGGCCGCGCACCGTGAGCCGCCAGCGCCCGGTGCCGGCCTCCTCCGTAATGCCGTGGCGGGCCAGCCCGTCAAGCCGGCGTTCCCAGGTTGCAACGTTCGGTCCTGCGGCAGGCCATCGTTCGGCGTGCCGCTGCGGGCTCCCCCCCTCGGCGAGGCGCAGGCTGAAGATGAACCGCTCCGTCGCGTCATCGGCCGGGCTGAGCGTCTCGGCCTCAGTGGGCGGATGGTTCCCGGATGTGATCGCGGCGCGATAAGCCGCTGCATCCGCCGCATGGGTGCGGCGCGTCAGCCCGATGCGCGAAGCGGCCGCCGGGCCCAGCCCCAGATAGTCCTCTCCGCGCCAGCAGGCGAGGTTGTGGAGACAGGCGCGCCCCGGACGGGCGTAGTTGGAAATCTCGTAGCGCGCGAGTCCGGCGGCGGTCAGCGCCGCCTCAGCCTGCTGCAACGCCGCCAGTCCCTCCGCTTCGCCGGGAAGCGTCAATCCCCGTTCGACCTGCCGGGCCAGGCCGCTGCCGGGTTCGACGCTCAGTGCGTACACCGACACATGCGCGGGATCCAGCGCGAGTGTCCGCGCCAGAGTTTCTCCCCAGGCCTGCTCGTCCAGGCCTGGCAGTCCGGCG is a window of Lentisphaerota bacterium DNA encoding:
- the hemW gene encoding radical SAM family heme chaperone HemW, translating into MKNLYIHIPYCDGKCLYCAFYSIRGATAEREAYADLPGLELAHVLAEGVSVAPETVYFGGGTPSALGPDGLRRLAAGLRQRVSFGAVVEWTAEVTPPMASDAVLGALCEMGVNRISMGVQCLDDRTLRALGRRHDAAEAEAAVRRIRAVGLANVGLDLIAGLPGLDEQAWGETLARTLALDPAHVSVYALSVEPGSGLARQVERGLTLPGEAEGLAALQQAEAALTAAGLARYEISNYARPGRACLHNLACWRGEDYLGLGPAAASRIGLTRRTHAADAAAYRAAITSGNHPPTEAETLSPADDATERFIFSLRLAEGGSPQRHAERWPAAGPNVATWERRLDGLARHGITEEAGTGRWRLTVRGREVADAVGRELLW